In the Candidatus Methylomirabilota bacterium genome, one interval contains:
- a CDS encoding ATP-binding cassette domain-containing protein, producing the protein GIVGTSGAGKSTVARLLLRFYDPERGRVMIGGHDIRDLTLDQLRGLIAVVSQDTYLFHGTVEQNLRMGKPDATPAELQAAARAANAEEFIVRLPQGYDTVVGERGVRLSGGQRQRVAIARALLRDAPILILDEALSAVDAESEAVIQEALDRLMEGRTTLIFAHRLSSVIGADRILVLDEGRIVESGSHAELMGRAGTYHRLMAAQAQDGAGRAEPLVALDTASGPAAGEDESSALADFEPTDAILRAQGMGWGQLIRVLLGMVAGYRARLITTFVLGVSRVIALIGVGVLSALIVRAVKNGAPFGGLLIALALAAPLAGVLHWLESWLAHDMAYRLLADMRLDMFRKLDALAPAYLTRRRTGDLVGVATHDVELIEYFFAHTITPAFVAVLVPVGVLVVLAGFGWPLALALLPFLAWAALTPVLGRSRIDRLGSRAREVSGDLTAHAVDSVQGLGEIVAFRQVRARGEEFAAKAREYFRVRMPFLHDLTLQTSLQEIATGIGGLAVVVVGAALAAGGRLDAAILPLLTLLAMSAFIPVWEIAQVGRQLADTLGAARRVHAVHAERVLVADGAGVDGAIPGGPALEMSQVTFTYPGRRRPALTEVSFAVPRGSTVALVGPSGAGKTTIASLFLRFWDPDVGSVRLDGHDLREFGLDELRRRVALVAQDTYLFNDTLRNNILLARPEASETEVTAAVEQAALTDFMASLPDGLATIVGERGAQLSGGQRQRVAIARAFLKDAPVLILDEATSHLDAVSEQAVRGALDLLARNRTTLVIAHRLSTVRNADRIIVLEDGQVAEIGAHRDLLAKGGLYAHLVSRQLASASGVSA; encoded by the coding sequence ACCCTCGATCAGCTCCGCGGCCTCATCGCGGTGGTCAGCCAGGACACCTATCTCTTCCACGGAACCGTGGAGCAGAACCTCCGCATGGGCAAGCCCGACGCCACCCCGGCCGAGCTCCAGGCCGCGGCCCGCGCCGCCAACGCCGAGGAGTTCATCGTGCGCTTGCCCCAGGGCTACGACACCGTCGTGGGTGAGCGGGGCGTGCGGCTCTCGGGAGGCCAGCGCCAGCGCGTCGCCATCGCGCGCGCCCTCCTGCGCGATGCGCCCATCCTCATCCTGGACGAGGCCCTCTCCGCCGTCGACGCCGAGAGCGAAGCGGTGATCCAGGAGGCTCTCGACCGGCTCATGGAGGGGCGCACCACCCTGATCTTCGCCCACCGGCTCTCGAGCGTCATCGGGGCCGATCGCATTCTCGTCCTCGACGAGGGCCGCATCGTGGAGAGCGGCAGCCATGCCGAGCTCATGGGGCGTGCCGGCACCTATCACCGGCTCATGGCCGCGCAGGCGCAGGACGGGGCCGGCCGCGCCGAGCCGCTCGTCGCGCTGGACACGGCGTCGGGGCCGGCCGCGGGCGAGGATGAATCATCGGCCCTGGCGGACTTCGAGCCGACGGATGCGATTCTGCGCGCGCAGGGCATGGGCTGGGGGCAGCTCATCCGCGTTCTGCTCGGCATGGTCGCGGGCTACCGCGCCCGGCTCATCACGACCTTCGTGCTTGGCGTGTCGCGCGTGATCGCGCTGATCGGGGTGGGCGTGCTGAGCGCGCTCATCGTGCGCGCGGTGAAAAACGGCGCGCCGTTCGGCGGACTGCTGATCGCGCTGGCCCTTGCCGCGCCGCTGGCCGGCGTCCTGCACTGGCTCGAATCGTGGCTCGCCCATGACATGGCCTATCGCCTGCTCGCCGACATGCGCCTCGACATGTTCCGCAAGCTCGACGCGCTGGCCCCGGCCTATCTCACGCGGCGGCGCACGGGGGATCTGGTGGGCGTGGCCACCCATGACGTGGAGCTGATCGAGTACTTCTTCGCCCACACGATCACGCCCGCCTTCGTGGCCGTGCTCGTGCCCGTGGGCGTCCTCGTGGTGCTGGCGGGCTTCGGCTGGCCCCTGGCCCTGGCCCTGCTGCCCTTCCTGGCCTGGGCCGCCCTCACGCCCGTGCTCGGGCGCTCGCGCATCGACCGGCTCGGATCCCGCGCGCGCGAAGTCTCCGGCGATCTCACCGCGCACGCCGTGGATTCGGTCCAGGGGCTCGGCGAGATCGTCGCCTTCCGGCAGGTGCGCGCGCGCGGCGAGGAGTTTGCCGCCAAGGCGCGGGAGTATTTCCGCGTGCGCATGCCTTTCCTCCACGACCTGACCCTGCAGACCTCGCTGCAGGAGATCGCGACGGGGATCGGCGGGCTCGCCGTCGTCGTGGTGGGGGCGGCGCTGGCCGCGGGGGGCCGACTCGACGCGGCCATTCTGCCGTTGCTTACGCTTCTGGCGATGTCCGCCTTCATTCCCGTGTGGGAGATCGCCCAGGTGGGCCGCCAGCTCGCCGACACGCTGGGCGCCGCGCGGCGGGTGCACGCGGTGCATGCCGAGCGAGTGCTGGTGGCGGACGGCGCCGGTGTGGACGGCGCGATTCCTGGCGGGCCAGCCCTCGAGATGTCACAGGTCACCTTCACCTATCCCGGCCGCCGGCGCCCCGCGCTCACCGAGGTGTCGTTTGCCGTCCCGCGCGGGAGCACGGTGGCGCTCGTGGGCCCCTCCGGCGCCGGCAAGACCACCATCGCCAGTCTCTTCCTCAGGTTCTGGGATCCCGACGTGGGCTCGGTCCGGCTGGACGGTCACGATCTGAGAGAGTTCGGACTCGACGAGCTGCGCCGCCGGGTGGCCCTGGTGGCGCAGGACACCTATCTCTTCAACGACACGCTGCGGAACAATATCCTGCTCGCCCGTCCGGAGGCGTCCGAGACAGAGGTGACGGCGGCCGTGGAGCAGGCCGCCCTCACCGACTTCATGGCCTCGCTGCCCGATGGCCTCGCCACGATCGTGGGCGAGCGCGGCGCCCAGCTCTCCGGCGGTCAGCGTCAGCGCGTGGCCATCGCCCGCGCCTTTCTCAAGGACGCGCCCGTCTTGATCCTCGACGAGGCGACCTCGCACCTGGACGCGGTCAGCGAGCAGGCGGTGCGCGGGGCGCTCGACCTCCTGGCTCGCAACCGCACGACCCTGGTCATCGCGCACCGCCTCTCCACGGTGCGCAACGCCGACCGCATCATCGTGCTGGAGGACGGGCAGGTGGCAGAGATCGGCGCCCATCGCGATCTTCTCGCCAAGGGCGGCCTCTACGCGCATCTCGTCTCCCGCCAGCTCGCGAGCGCCTCCGGCGTCTCCGCCTGA
- a CDS encoding TonB-dependent receptor — protein sequence MAGTHTTTEQKALELNLDRAKYGTIAEIGAGQEVAGWLFHVGGAAGTIAKTISAYDMAVSDALYGPTKRYVSRERLESMLAREFDLLVQTLGPGRGATTAFFAFADTVATRSFKHHDDGRGWVGIRFQHQPLAEPSEAIVYVTLHDRTAIAQQEALGVLGINLIHGALFRHGDPAGLIGALLDELSRERLDVDMIKLSGPAFLGVDNRLMSLQLVEQDLTDAAMFTAAGEVVQPSEVLYKKPILIERGSFRPITKLTLDLVERARARFLRETSVSGQEPVVLMEMTLRNLTSPSGIDHADFLARADILGALGLNVLISRFEQYYHVSEYLTRFTDQMIGIAVGMPSVQEISQDKYYTDLGGGLLEAAGRLFKRSVKMYVYPTQDPSTGQLVTVTSGGTPPLWRHLRELLLESGRLEAIEEFDASSLSIYPPDVLARIQKGDPSWETMVPAPAAEAIKAKRLFGYTPPR from the coding sequence ATGGCGGGCACGCACACCACGACCGAGCAGAAGGCGCTCGAGCTCAATCTCGATCGGGCCAAGTACGGCACCATCGCCGAGATCGGGGCGGGGCAGGAGGTGGCGGGCTGGCTCTTCCACGTGGGCGGCGCCGCCGGCACCATCGCCAAGACCATCTCCGCCTACGACATGGCAGTCAGCGATGCCCTCTACGGCCCCACCAAGCGCTATGTCAGCCGCGAGCGGCTCGAGTCCATGCTCGCGCGCGAGTTCGACCTGCTCGTGCAGACGCTCGGGCCCGGCCGTGGCGCCACCACCGCCTTCTTCGCCTTCGCCGACACCGTGGCCACGCGCAGCTTCAAGCACCACGACGACGGCCGCGGCTGGGTCGGCATCCGCTTCCAGCATCAGCCCCTGGCCGAGCCGTCCGAGGCCATCGTCTACGTCACCCTGCACGACCGCACCGCCATCGCCCAGCAGGAGGCGCTCGGCGTCCTCGGCATCAACCTGATCCACGGGGCGCTCTTCCGCCATGGCGATCCCGCCGGGCTCATCGGCGCGCTCCTGGACGAGCTCTCGCGCGAGCGCCTCGACGTGGACATGATCAAGCTCTCCGGGCCCGCCTTCCTCGGCGTGGACAACCGGCTGATGAGCCTGCAGCTCGTCGAGCAGGATCTTACGGACGCCGCCATGTTCACGGCGGCAGGGGAAGTCGTCCAGCCCTCCGAGGTGCTCTACAAGAAGCCCATCCTGATCGAGCGCGGCAGCTTCCGGCCCATCACCAAGCTCACCCTCGACCTGGTCGAGCGCGCGCGGGCACGCTTCCTGCGAGAGACGAGCGTGTCGGGCCAGGAGCCGGTGGTCCTCATGGAGATGACGCTCCGCAATCTGACCTCGCCGTCAGGGATCGACCACGCCGATTTTCTCGCGCGGGCGGATATCCTGGGCGCTCTCGGTCTCAACGTGCTGATCTCGCGCTTCGAGCAGTACTACCACGTGTCCGAGTACCTCACCCGCTTCACCGATCAGATGATCGGCATCGCCGTCGGCATGCCGAGCGTGCAGGAGATCTCCCAGGACAAGTACTACACCGATCTGGGCGGCGGGCTCCTCGAGGCGGCGGGGCGGCTCTTCAAGCGCTCGGTCAAGATGTACGTTTACCCGACGCAGGATCCGTCCACGGGCCAGCTCGTCACGGTGACGAGCGGGGGGACGCCGCCCCTCTGGCGTCACCTGCGCGAGCTTCTTCTCGAGAGCGGCCGGCTCGAGGCCATCGAGGAGTTCGACGCGAGCTCGCTGTCGATTTACCCTCCGGACGTGCTGGCGCGCATCCAGAAGGGCGATCCCTCTTGGGAAACCATGGTGCCGGCACCGGCGGCCGAGGCCATCAAGGCCAAGCGCCTCTTCGGCTACACGCCGCCTCGCTAG